Proteins from a genomic interval of Stenotrophomonas maltophilia:
- a CDS encoding TonB-dependent receptor domain-containing protein, which yields MTIRIPALGLAIRRALAITATTTLAAPALAQQAPEATTLDRIEITGSRIRQVDLETAQPVLTVSRADIERQGFNSVADILQNLTATGSPALSRASPLSAGEAAGGSYVNMRGLGAQRTLVLVNGKRLGMTTSGFQDISSIPAAAVERMEVLKDGASAIYGSDAMAGVVNIITRRNVQGVTANVYHGQFSEGDGARTQYDVVAGWSNERASISIAAEHVEEKGVWAKDRGFSAYTYTDRHADEGWTTVGQWGRITGFEGPGCNNSRGCSYSLDRGSQPGGPDSFHLSDNTPFTGDVSNSNEQMHLQTPIKRDSIFVDARADLNDQIRFNTQLAWNRRTTTRQVAGYPFQSGPAEITPMSADSWFNPFGNHHGYDTPSDVHWNRRAWEIPRVSTSELTTWQGVAAFEGSFEFGGRDFDWEAGYQYNRSELTQRTTGNLHKQRVADATGPSFYDPATGKVECGTPDAPIAGCKPWNPLVPYGQDDPYGLTGNPELQHWLFPDELTRGRTTTRNLFANLSGSLASLPAGELGFAVGAESRREDGRFIPDALAQAGATTNLAAGPTGGGYRVDEAYLELSVPVLRDLAGARELTLSAATRYSDYSTFGGTLNSKFGFTWKPIDQLLVRGTWAQGFRAPTIANLYGGGSETFTTGFRDPCDTVHGAAASSAEVRARCAADIANADAYRQLGQGNEPITGSSGQTPVPFTNGSNPDLQPETSTSRTLGLVWSPTFAEGLHIALDWWKIRIDNTIVSDHPNDILRDCYELGIAERCSSFTRDPELGIVNKLNFGNRNSGFRQAEGYDLEIGHKVETGWGTLSADWKTTYVVNAEEKTTNEAGVPAIPSNGIATNGGIGFRVRSNASLGWERGNLGVTWGLRYFSAVKERCLGAEDYPNECSHPGQRAPWFSGTRDYNRRGSVTFHDVQARYSLPWDATVSIGANNVFGRQGPAMYSQPSSNFSYYGGFDIGRFIYMKYQQRF from the coding sequence ATGACCATCCGTATTCCCGCACTGGGGCTGGCGATCCGGCGCGCACTTGCGATCACGGCGACCACAACGCTGGCCGCTCCCGCACTCGCCCAGCAGGCACCGGAAGCCACCACGCTGGACCGCATCGAAATCACCGGCTCACGCATCCGCCAGGTCGACCTGGAAACCGCGCAGCCGGTGCTGACCGTCAGCCGCGCCGACATCGAGCGACAGGGCTTCAACTCCGTTGCCGACATCCTGCAGAACCTGACCGCGACCGGCAGTCCGGCATTGAGCCGCGCCAGCCCATTGAGCGCCGGCGAAGCCGCCGGCGGCAGCTACGTGAACATGCGTGGCCTCGGTGCGCAGCGCACCCTGGTGCTGGTCAATGGCAAGCGGCTGGGCATGACCACGTCTGGCTTCCAGGATATCTCCAGCATTCCTGCCGCTGCGGTGGAACGCATGGAAGTGCTCAAGGACGGTGCCTCGGCCATCTACGGGTCCGACGCGATGGCCGGCGTGGTGAACATCATCACCCGGCGCAACGTCCAGGGCGTAACCGCCAACGTTTACCATGGTCAGTTCAGCGAAGGCGACGGTGCCCGTACCCAGTACGACGTGGTTGCCGGCTGGTCCAATGAACGTGCTTCCATCAGCATTGCTGCCGAGCATGTTGAAGAGAAGGGCGTCTGGGCGAAGGATCGTGGCTTCAGTGCCTACACCTATACGGATCGCCATGCGGATGAGGGCTGGACCACGGTCGGCCAGTGGGGTCGCATCACCGGCTTCGAGGGCCCCGGTTGCAACAACAGCCGGGGCTGCAGCTACTCGCTCGACCGCGGCAGCCAGCCAGGTGGGCCGGACAGCTTCCACCTCAGCGACAACACACCGTTCACCGGCGATGTCAGCAACAGCAACGAGCAGATGCATCTGCAGACGCCGATCAAGCGCGATTCGATCTTCGTCGACGCACGCGCGGATCTGAACGACCAGATCCGTTTCAACACCCAGCTGGCCTGGAACCGGCGCACCACCACCCGGCAGGTCGCCGGCTACCCCTTCCAGTCCGGCCCGGCCGAAATCACCCCGATGTCGGCCGACAGCTGGTTCAATCCGTTCGGCAACCATCACGGCTATGACACGCCCAGCGATGTGCACTGGAACCGTCGTGCCTGGGAAATTCCGCGCGTCAGCACCAGCGAACTGACCACCTGGCAGGGCGTGGCGGCATTCGAGGGCAGCTTCGAATTCGGCGGTCGCGACTTCGACTGGGAAGCGGGTTACCAATACAACCGCAGTGAGCTGACCCAACGCACCACCGGCAACCTGCACAAGCAGCGCGTGGCCGATGCCACCGGTCCTTCGTTCTACGACCCGGCAACCGGCAAGGTCGAATGCGGAACCCCGGATGCGCCTATCGCGGGCTGCAAACCCTGGAACCCGCTGGTTCCGTATGGCCAGGACGACCCCTATGGCCTGACCGGCAACCCGGAACTGCAGCACTGGCTGTTCCCGGATGAACTCACCCGCGGCCGCACCACCACCCGCAACCTGTTCGCCAACCTCAGCGGCAGCCTTGCCAGCCTGCCCGCCGGTGAGCTGGGCTTCGCCGTGGGTGCCGAGAGCCGCCGCGAGGACGGCCGCTTCATCCCGGATGCGCTGGCGCAGGCCGGTGCCACCACCAACCTGGCGGCAGGGCCCACCGGTGGCGGCTACCGCGTCGACGAGGCTTACCTGGAACTGAGCGTGCCGGTGCTGCGCGACCTCGCCGGTGCCCGCGAACTGACCCTCAGCGCGGCGACGCGGTACTCGGACTACTCCACCTTCGGCGGAACCCTCAACAGCAAGTTCGGCTTCACCTGGAAGCCGATCGATCAGCTGCTGGTCCGCGGTACCTGGGCCCAGGGCTTCCGTGCGCCGACCATCGCCAACCTGTACGGCGGCGGCTCGGAGACGTTCACCACCGGCTTCCGTGATCCCTGCGATACGGTTCATGGCGCAGCCGCAAGCAGTGCCGAGGTTCGCGCCCGCTGCGCCGCCGACATCGCCAATGCCGACGCCTACCGCCAGCTCGGCCAGGGCAATGAACCCATCACCGGCAGCAGTGGACAGACGCCCGTACCCTTCACCAACGGCTCCAACCCGGATCTGCAGCCGGAAACCTCGACCAGCCGCACCCTGGGCCTGGTCTGGAGCCCGACGTTCGCCGAAGGACTTCACATCGCACTGGACTGGTGGAAGATCCGCATCGACAACACCATCGTTTCCGACCATCCCAATGACATCCTCCGCGACTGCTACGAGCTGGGTATTGCCGAGCGCTGCAGCAGCTTCACCCGCGATCCAGAGCTGGGCATCGTCAACAAACTCAACTTCGGCAACCGCAACAGTGGCTTCCGCCAGGCAGAAGGCTATGACCTGGAGATCGGCCACAAGGTCGAAACCGGCTGGGGCACGCTGAGTGCCGACTGGAAGACCACCTACGTGGTCAACGCCGAAGAGAAGACCACCAACGAAGCCGGCGTACCGGCCATCCCCAGCAATGGCATCGCCACCAACGGCGGCATCGGCTTCCGCGTGCGCTCCAACGCATCGCTGGGCTGGGAGCGTGGCAATCTCGGCGTGACCTGGGGCCTGCGTTACTTCTCAGCGGTCAAGGAACGCTGCCTGGGTGCCGAGGACTATCCAAACGAATGTTCCCATCCTGGCCAGCGTGCGCCGTGGTTCAGCGGTACGCGTGACTACAACCGTCGTGGATCGGTCACCTTCCATGACGTGCAGGCGCGCTACAGCCTGCCGTGGGACGCCACCGTTTCGATCGGCGCCAACAACGTGTTCGGCCGCCAGGGTCCGGCCATGTACAGCCAGCCGAGCTCCAACTTCTCCTACTACGGTGGCTTCGACATCGGCCGTTTCATCTACATGAAATACCAGCAGCGCTTCTGA
- a CDS encoding TonB-dependent receptor domain-containing protein: protein MTSRTTALGQAIRYALATTATLAALPAFAQSSSTAPTTLDRIEITGSRIRQVDVETAQPVLALSRLDIERQGFSSVSDILQNVTAMGSPTISRANVLSAGEDAGGTYVNMRNLGTQRTLVLVNGKRLGISTSGFQDVSTLPVSAVERIEVLKDGASAIYGSDAMAGVINIITRTNVSGITANVYHGQYGEGDGARDRFDVVAGWSNDRFSATFAAEHSEEKAVWARDRGFSRYSNTDRHPTDGWTTNSQWGQFYGVKGGPGCTNAKEGCNYALNRGSDPTNPANYHFTDPTAFTGDVSNTNDQMHLSYPIKRDSLYFSGQANITDNVRFKAELGYNKRSSTRVTAGYPFDVDVAKIDPMSIDSYFNPFGNQHGYATPTAVKWNRRLWELPRTSTSELKTYRAVAAFDGSFEIGERYFDWEVGYQYNKNELRQHTTGNLHKGRVQAATGPSYYNATTGKVECGKPGAPIAGCLPWNPLVPYGVDSPYGMTNNQALQDWLFPAENATGRTTSKNAFATISGSLFTLPAGDLGFAFGVENREETGKFVPDALAQTGATTNLAAGPTGGSYKVKEAYLELNVPVLADLPGARELSLNAATRFSDYNTFGNTLNSKFGFKWKPIDQLLVRGTWAQGFRAPTISDLYGGGSETFANFSDPCDSKYGSAKSSAEVRARCAKDIADVANFRQLDSSNKPTEGSVAATPTPFIGGSNPNLKPETSTSRTLGVVWSPTFVSNLNVSLDWWKIRIDDTIVDDSPNQILIDCYEQGLADRCARFTRNPSNGIVTGLRFGGRNAGFAEVEGYDMDLSYRLETDYGKLSTSWSTTYVAKDISRSSNDSSIVPTVSNGIVTNSGIGFRVRSNLTVGWDLENFGVSWTARYYSSVKEQCVNPTKYADECSDPGVIAPWYKGARNYNERGAVTFHDLQFRYNLPWDATVSVGANNVFDKQGPVMYTKPRSVFSYYGGYDIGRFIYMKYTQRF, encoded by the coding sequence ATGACTTCACGTACCACCGCGCTGGGCCAGGCCATCCGTTACGCCCTGGCGACCACCGCTACGCTGGCTGCCCTGCCGGCCTTCGCCCAGAGCAGCAGCACTGCACCGACCACCCTGGACCGCATCGAGATCACCGGCTCGCGCATCCGCCAGGTTGACGTTGAAACCGCCCAGCCGGTGCTGGCCCTGTCCCGCCTGGACATCGAACGCCAGGGTTTCAGCTCGGTGTCGGACATCCTGCAGAACGTCACCGCGATGGGCAGCCCGACCATCAGCCGCGCCAACGTGCTGTCGGCCGGTGAAGATGCCGGTGGTACCTACGTCAACATGCGCAACCTCGGCACCCAGCGCACGCTGGTGCTGGTCAACGGCAAGCGCCTGGGCATCAGCACCTCCGGCTTCCAGGACGTGTCGACCCTGCCGGTGTCGGCAGTGGAACGCATCGAAGTGCTGAAGGACGGCGCCTCGGCCATCTACGGCTCCGACGCGATGGCCGGCGTGATCAACATCATCACCCGCACCAACGTCAGCGGCATCACCGCCAACGTCTACCACGGCCAGTACGGCGAAGGCGACGGCGCGCGTGACCGCTTCGACGTGGTTGCCGGCTGGTCCAACGATCGCTTCTCGGCCACGTTCGCTGCCGAACACTCCGAAGAAAAGGCCGTGTGGGCGCGTGACCGCGGCTTCAGCCGCTACAGCAACACCGATCGCCACCCGACCGATGGCTGGACCACCAACAGCCAGTGGGGCCAGTTCTATGGCGTGAAGGGCGGCCCGGGCTGCACCAATGCGAAGGAAGGCTGCAACTACGCACTCAACCGCGGCAGCGACCCGACCAACCCGGCCAACTACCACTTCACCGATCCGACCGCGTTCACCGGTGACGTCAGCAACACCAATGATCAGATGCACCTGAGCTATCCGATCAAGCGTGATTCGCTGTACTTCTCGGGCCAGGCCAACATCACCGACAACGTGCGCTTCAAGGCCGAACTGGGCTACAACAAGCGCTCCTCGACCCGCGTCACCGCCGGCTATCCGTTCGATGTCGACGTCGCCAAGATCGACCCGATGTCGATCGACAGCTACTTCAACCCGTTCGGCAACCAGCATGGCTATGCCACGCCGACCGCAGTGAAGTGGAACCGTCGCCTGTGGGAGCTGCCGCGCACCAGCACCAGCGAACTGAAGACCTACCGCGCCGTGGCCGCGTTCGACGGCTCGTTCGAGATCGGCGAGCGCTACTTCGACTGGGAAGTGGGCTACCAGTACAACAAGAACGAGCTGCGCCAGCACACCACCGGCAACCTGCACAAGGGCCGCGTGCAGGCCGCTACCGGTCCGTCGTACTACAACGCCACCACCGGCAAGGTCGAGTGCGGCAAGCCCGGCGCGCCGATCGCCGGCTGCCTGCCGTGGAATCCGCTGGTTCCCTACGGTGTGGACAGCCCGTACGGCATGACCAACAACCAGGCCCTGCAGGACTGGCTGTTCCCGGCCGAGAACGCGACTGGCCGCACCACCTCCAAGAACGCCTTCGCCACCATCAGCGGCAGCCTGTTCACCCTGCCTGCCGGTGACCTGGGCTTTGCCTTCGGCGTGGAAAACCGCGAGGAAACCGGCAAGTTCGTGCCGGATGCACTGGCCCAGACCGGTGCCACCACCAACCTGGCCGCTGGCCCGACCGGTGGCTCGTACAAGGTGAAGGAAGCCTACCTGGAGTTGAACGTGCCGGTGCTGGCCGACCTGCCGGGTGCCCGTGAGCTGAGCCTCAACGCCGCGACCCGCTTCTCGGACTACAACACCTTCGGCAACACCCTCAACAGCAAGTTCGGCTTCAAGTGGAAGCCGATCGACCAGCTGCTGGTGCGTGGTACCTGGGCACAGGGCTTCCGTGCCCCGACCATCTCCGACCTGTACGGTGGTGGTTCGGAGACCTTCGCCAACTTCTCTGACCCGTGCGACAGCAAGTACGGTTCGGCCAAGAGCAGCGCCGAAGTCCGCGCACGCTGCGCGAAGGACATCGCCGATGTCGCCAACTTCCGCCAGCTGGACAGCAGCAACAAGCCGACCGAAGGTTCGGTCGCCGCTACGCCGACGCCGTTCATCGGTGGCTCGAACCCGAACCTGAAGCCGGAAACCTCGACCAGCCGCACCCTGGGCGTGGTCTGGAGCCCGACGTTCGTCAGCAACCTCAATGTCTCGCTGGACTGGTGGAAGATCCGCATCGACGACACCATCGTCGACGACAGCCCGAACCAGATCCTGATCGACTGCTACGAGCAGGGCCTGGCCGATCGTTGCGCGCGCTTCACCCGCAATCCGTCCAACGGCATCGTCACCGGCCTGAGGTTCGGTGGCCGCAATGCCGGCTTCGCAGAAGTCGAAGGCTACGACATGGACCTGTCGTACCGCCTGGAGACCGACTACGGCAAGCTGAGCACCTCCTGGTCGACCACCTACGTGGCCAAGGACATCTCCCGCTCGTCCAACGACAGCTCGATCGTGCCGACCGTCAGCAACGGCATCGTCACCAACTCGGGCATCGGCTTCCGCGTGCGTTCGAACCTGACCGTCGGTTGGGACCTGGAGAACTTCGGCGTGAGCTGGACCGCGCGCTACTACTCCAGCGTCAAGGAACAGTGCGTCAACCCGACCAAGTACGCCGATGAGTGCTCCGATCCGGGCGTGATCGCGCCGTGGTACAAGGGTGCGCGCAACTACAACGAGCGTGGCGCAGTGACCTTCCACGATCTGCAGTTCCGCTACAACCTGCCGTGGGATGCCACCGTTTCGGTGGGCGCCAACAACGTGTTCGACAAGCAGGGCCCGGTCATGTACACCAAGCCGCGCTCGGTCTTCTCGTACTACGGCGGTTACGACATTGGTCGTTTCATCTACATGAAGTACACCCAGCGCTTCTGA
- the ppx gene encoding exopolyphosphatase produces the protein MPHTTTTPPALQDGDLLAAIDLGSNSFHMVIARYTLGQLRVIDRLRETVRMADGLDGKGGLSAAARQRALECLARFGQRIRNVPPHRVRALATNTVRQLRSPQSFLVPAETALGHAIEVVSGREEARLIYLGVAHAQPPKPGQRRLVIDIGGGSTEFIIGMGMQTLERESLQAGCIASTRRFFPGGKLSKKRWKDALAEIGREFQPFASKYRALGWQEALGSSGTHKAISEICATMKLSKGAITAEALPQLRDELLKAKKIDDIQLPGLSSDRRPIIAGGILVLEAAFQALGLQKLLVSKAAMREGILYDIVGRAGENDLRDESVAALSQRYDIDTVQADRVQDTALSLLEQVQERWKLDADDARMLGWAARLHELGLMIAHSGYHVHGSYVLEHSDIAGFSRQEQQMLAALVRSHRRSVTKTAFDALPERLLSTARRLAALLRLAVLLNRAHEDDPLPALELTADDNRLSLIVPQTFIDARPLLRADLIGETDGLAGLGIQFRPFVA, from the coding sequence ATGCCGCATACCACCACGACTCCGCCCGCATTGCAGGATGGCGACCTGCTGGCCGCCATCGACCTTGGCTCCAATAGTTTCCACATGGTCATCGCGCGCTACACGCTCGGCCAGCTGCGGGTGATCGACCGCCTCCGCGAGACGGTGCGCATGGCCGACGGCCTGGATGGCAAAGGTGGCCTCTCTGCCGCTGCACGGCAGCGTGCGCTGGAATGCCTGGCCCGTTTCGGCCAGCGCATCCGCAACGTGCCGCCGCACCGGGTACGCGCATTGGCCACCAACACCGTACGCCAGCTGCGCTCGCCGCAGTCGTTCCTGGTCCCTGCCGAAACCGCGCTGGGGCACGCCATCGAAGTGGTCAGCGGACGCGAAGAAGCGCGCCTGATCTACCTGGGCGTGGCCCATGCGCAACCGCCCAAGCCCGGCCAGCGCCGGCTGGTGATCGACATTGGCGGTGGCTCCACCGAATTCATCATCGGCATGGGCATGCAGACCCTGGAGCGCGAGAGCCTGCAGGCCGGCTGCATCGCCAGCACCCGGCGCTTCTTCCCCGGCGGCAAGCTGAGCAAGAAGCGCTGGAAGGACGCGCTGGCCGAGATCGGCCGCGAGTTCCAGCCCTTCGCCAGCAAGTACCGCGCGCTGGGCTGGCAGGAAGCACTGGGCTCGTCGGGCACGCACAAGGCAATCAGCGAGATCTGCGCGACGATGAAGCTGAGCAAGGGCGCGATCACCGCCGAGGCCTTGCCCCAGCTGCGCGACGAACTGCTGAAGGCCAAGAAGATCGACGACATCCAGCTGCCGGGCCTGTCCAGCGACCGCCGCCCGATCATCGCCGGCGGCATCCTGGTGCTGGAAGCGGCCTTCCAGGCGCTGGGCCTGCAGAAACTGCTGGTCAGCAAGGCGGCGATGCGCGAAGGCATCCTGTACGACATCGTCGGCCGCGCCGGTGAGAACGACCTGCGTGACGAATCGGTGGCCGCGCTCAGCCAGCGCTACGACATCGACACGGTACAGGCCGACCGCGTGCAGGACACCGCGCTGTCGCTGCTGGAGCAGGTGCAGGAGCGCTGGAAGCTCGATGCCGACGACGCACGCATGCTCGGCTGGGCCGCGCGCCTGCACGAACTGGGCCTGATGATCGCCCACAGCGGCTACCACGTGCATGGCAGCTATGTGCTGGAGCACTCGGACATCGCCGGTTTCTCGCGGCAGGAGCAGCAGATGCTGGCCGCACTGGTACGCAGCCATCGCCGCAGCGTGACCAAGACCGCCTTCGACGCCCTGCCCGAGCGACTGTTGTCGACCGCACGCCGGTTGGCTGCCCTGCTGCGCCTGGCGGTACTGCTCAACCGTGCCCACGAGGACGATCCGCTGCCGGCGTTGGAACTGACCGCCGACGACAACCGCCTGTCACTGATCGTGCCGCAGACCTTCATCGATGCCCGCCCGCTGCTGCGCGCCGACCTGATCGGTGAGACCGACGGCCTCGCTGGCCTGGGCATCCAGTTCCGGCCGTTCGTGGCCTGA
- the ppk1 gene encoding polyphosphate kinase 1, producing the protein MSSLGSLPLPVSPDNDPLRDPALYINRELSQLDFNFRVLAQAMDPQVPLLERLRFMCISCTNLDEFFEIRAAAVRHAQEFGLPPAPDGMSPQAILNAIHDRAAELVDQQYRCWNETLRPALMEAGIGVLGRHSWTHRQKRWLRAYFRNEIMPVLSPLGLDPVHPFPKILNKSLNIVVVLKGTDAFGRAGHLAIVRAPRSLPRIIQLPEKLGGSQNFVFLSSVLSTFVDELFPGMEVQGAYQFRVTRNSELVVDEEEVENLALALRDELVDRGYRPAVRLEIAQDMPRDIVRTLLQNFGLTENAVYRIDGPVNLNRIIQLYDLIAQPDLKYPPMTPRTLRDSDGIFETVARQDLLLHHPFDAFTAVLDLIRQAATDPNVLAIKQTLYRTGKDSLIVDALIQAARNGKDVTVVVELRARFDEEANLGLADRLQEAGVQVVYGVVGYKTHAKMLLIVRREGRKLRRYVHLGTGNYHSGTARAYTDISLITADADIGNDVHLLFQQLSGLASKMKLKRLLQSPFTLHTGILGRIERETRIAAAGRPARIIAKMNALNEPQVVRALYAASQAGVQIDLIIRGACTLRPGVPGISNNIRVRSIVGRFLEHSRVYWFGNDGAPEMYCASADWLERNLLRRVETCFPILDPELAKRVYREVLQNYLDDNLNAWELDADGIYHKRAPAHDEAPHSAQMALMQGL; encoded by the coding sequence ATGAGCAGCCTCGGATCCCTCCCCCTCCCCGTGAGCCCGGACAACGATCCGTTGCGCGACCCGGCGCTCTACATCAACCGCGAGCTGTCGCAGCTGGATTTCAACTTCCGCGTGCTGGCCCAGGCGATGGACCCGCAGGTGCCGCTGCTGGAGCGCCTGCGCTTCATGTGCATCTCCTGTACCAACCTCGACGAGTTCTTCGAAATCCGCGCCGCGGCCGTACGCCACGCGCAGGAGTTCGGCCTGCCGCCGGCACCGGACGGAATGAGCCCGCAGGCCATCCTCAACGCCATCCACGACCGTGCCGCCGAACTGGTGGACCAGCAGTACCGCTGCTGGAACGAGACGCTGCGCCCGGCACTGATGGAGGCCGGCATTGGCGTACTCGGCCGGCATTCGTGGACCCACCGCCAGAAGCGCTGGCTGCGCGCGTACTTCCGCAACGAGATCATGCCGGTGCTGTCGCCGCTGGGCCTGGACCCGGTGCATCCGTTCCCGAAGATCCTCAACAAGTCGCTGAACATCGTGGTGGTGCTGAAGGGCACCGACGCGTTCGGCCGTGCCGGCCACCTGGCCATCGTGCGTGCGCCGCGCTCGCTGCCACGCATCATCCAGCTGCCGGAGAAGCTCGGCGGATCGCAGAACTTCGTGTTCCTGTCGTCGGTGCTGTCCACCTTCGTCGATGAGCTGTTCCCGGGCATGGAAGTCCAGGGGGCCTACCAGTTCCGCGTTACCCGCAACTCCGAGCTGGTGGTGGACGAGGAAGAAGTGGAGAACCTGGCGCTGGCATTGCGCGACGAACTGGTCGACCGCGGCTACCGGCCGGCGGTGCGGCTGGAAATCGCACAGGACATGCCACGCGACATCGTGCGCACCCTGCTGCAGAACTTCGGCCTGACCGAGAACGCGGTGTACCGCATCGACGGCCCGGTCAACCTCAACCGCATCATCCAGCTGTACGACCTGATCGCGCAGCCGGACCTGAAGTACCCGCCGATGACCCCGCGCACGCTGCGCGACAGCGACGGCATCTTCGAGACGGTCGCGCGCCAGGACCTGCTGCTGCACCACCCGTTCGATGCATTCACCGCAGTGCTGGACCTGATCCGGCAGGCGGCGACCGACCCCAATGTGCTGGCGATCAAGCAGACCCTGTACCGCACCGGCAAGGATTCGCTGATCGTCGACGCGCTGATCCAGGCTGCACGCAACGGCAAGGACGTGACCGTGGTGGTCGAGCTGCGCGCGCGCTTCGACGAGGAGGCCAACCTGGGCCTGGCCGATCGCCTGCAGGAAGCCGGCGTGCAGGTGGTGTACGGCGTGGTCGGCTACAAGACCCACGCCAAGATGCTGCTGATCGTGCGCCGCGAGGGCCGCAAGCTGCGCCGCTACGTGCACCTGGGCACCGGCAACTACCACAGCGGCACCGCCCGTGCGTACACCGACATCAGCCTGATCACCGCCGATGCGGACATCGGCAACGACGTGCACCTGCTGTTCCAGCAGCTGTCCGGGCTGGCCTCGAAGATGAAGCTCAAGCGCCTGCTGCAGTCGCCCTTTACCCTGCACACCGGCATCCTCGGCCGCATCGAGCGCGAAACGCGCATCGCCGCCGCCGGCCGCCCGGCGCGGATCATCGCCAAGATGAACGCGTTGAACGAACCGCAGGTGGTACGCGCGCTGTACGCCGCCTCGCAGGCCGGCGTGCAGATCGACCTGATCATCCGCGGCGCCTGCACTCTGCGCCCGGGCGTGCCGGGCATCTCGAACAACATCCGCGTGCGCTCGATCGTCGGCCGCTTCCTGGAGCACAGCCGCGTCTACTGGTTCGGCAACGACGGCGCACCGGAGATGTACTGCGCCAGTGCCGACTGGCTGGAACGCAACCTGCTGCGCCGGGTCGAGACCTGCTTCCCGATCCTCGACCCGGAGCTGGCCAAGCGGGTGTACCGCGAAGTGCTGCAGAACTACCTTGACGACAACCTCAACGCCTGGGAACTGGATGCCGACGGCATCTACCACAAGCGTGCACCGGCCCACGACGAAGCACCGCATTCTGCGCAGATGGCATTGATGCAGGGCCTCTGA
- the phoR gene encoding phosphate regulon sensor histidine kinase PhoR, translated as MPRHIRSAWLKTLATVAAVLLFSGLVGWFTGHLWLCIALGALATLAWHYWRLRSVLRRLTARQRWDTAEEGTGVWNELDRLLYRNQVEMRVRKRRLLDMLRSYRAAAAALPDAVVVLDRNSQRVQWFNEAATALLGLHHPGDLGEALVERLQPMPLAHWLAGGRNAEPILDVPSPVDPAIRLNLRLIPYSSDYWLLIARDVSKLLRLEQVRRDFVANVSHELRTPLTVVHGYLDMMDPEDFPGTGPMLEEMRKQSQRMAQLVEDLLTLSRLESQEHSEEETVAMQPMLATLRREAEAHSQGRHQISIDDLAGVDLQGSTKELHSAFSNLVTNAVRYTPAGGRIAVEFRREGDGAVLAVRDSGYGIPATHLPRLTERFYRVSSSRSRESGGTGLGLSIVKHILGLHHARLEIESEVGKGSVFSCHFDADHVRPRESAPLTSIEE; from the coding sequence ATGCCTCGCCACATCCGCTCTGCCTGGTTGAAGACCCTGGCCACCGTTGCCGCGGTACTGCTGTTCTCCGGACTGGTGGGGTGGTTCACGGGTCACCTGTGGTTGTGCATCGCACTGGGCGCGCTGGCCACCCTGGCCTGGCATTACTGGCGGCTGCGCAGCGTGCTGCGCCGGCTGACCGCGCGCCAGCGCTGGGACACCGCGGAGGAAGGCACCGGCGTCTGGAACGAGCTGGACCGCCTGCTGTACCGCAACCAGGTGGAAATGCGCGTTCGCAAGCGCCGCCTGCTCGACATGCTGCGCAGCTACCGCGCCGCCGCCGCCGCGTTGCCCGATGCCGTGGTGGTACTGGACCGCAACAGCCAGCGTGTGCAGTGGTTCAACGAAGCGGCCACCGCCCTGCTCGGCCTGCATCATCCGGGGGACCTCGGCGAAGCCCTGGTCGAACGCCTGCAGCCGATGCCGCTGGCACACTGGCTGGCCGGCGGCCGCAATGCCGAGCCGATCCTGGATGTGCCCTCGCCGGTCGATCCGGCGATCCGCCTGAACCTGCGCCTGATTCCCTATTCGTCGGACTACTGGCTGCTGATCGCCCGCGACGTCAGCAAGCTGCTGCGCCTGGAACAGGTGCGCCGCGACTTCGTCGCCAACGTTTCACACGAACTGCGCACGCCGCTCACCGTGGTGCACGGCTACCTGGACATGATGGACCCGGAGGATTTCCCGGGCACCGGTCCGATGCTGGAAGAGATGCGCAAGCAGAGCCAACGCATGGCCCAGCTGGTGGAAGACCTGCTGACGCTGTCGCGCCTCGAATCGCAGGAACACAGCGAGGAAGAGACGGTGGCGATGCAGCCGATGCTGGCCACGCTGCGCCGCGAAGCCGAAGCGCACAGCCAGGGCCGCCACCAGATCAGCATCGACGACCTCGCCGGTGTCGACCTGCAGGGTTCCACCAAGGAGCTGCACAGCGCCTTCTCCAACCTGGTGACCAACGCGGTGCGCTATACCCCGGCCGGTGGCCGCATCGCGGTGGAATTCCGCCGCGAAGGCGACGGCGCGGTGCTGGCGGTGCGCGATTCCGGTTACGGCATCCCGGCCACCCACCTGCCGCGGCTGACAGAACGTTTCTACCGTGTCTCCAGCAGCCGTTCCCGCGAAAGCGGCGGTACCGGCCTGGGCCTGTCCATCGTCAAGCACATCCTCGGCCTGCACCACGCGCGGCTGGAGATTGAAAGCGAGGTTGGCAAGGGCTCGGTGTTTTCCTGCCATTTCGATGCCGACCACGTGCGCCCGCGCGAGTCCGCCCCCCTGACTTCCATCGAAGAATGA